Proteins encoded in a region of the Streptomyces sp. NBC_00258 genome:
- a CDS encoding HNH endonuclease, with product MARNGDRPNNPDVLLRAVRKIFGGACLACGTTRPRPEMAHIRNWPTIRLAAESKLEGLPDRFAHIAEQHRHGLFHHLGNVVPLCPNHHTLFDGNYPELDEHKVRALRDAALCRPDVLARVIDFIRDELSGRPNRCVHKDENGRREHTRATDLMALVVPLSWVQSGFRLGLDLGDPQVVVDCASGTQHHHVALDQAVVDTCVGHSRQCMKAAAA from the coding sequence ATGGCGAGAAACGGTGACCGGCCAAACAATCCCGACGTTCTGCTCCGGGCCGTCAGGAAGATCTTCGGCGGGGCGTGTCTGGCGTGCGGTACGACCCGGCCTCGCCCGGAGATGGCGCACATTCGCAACTGGCCGACGATCCGCCTGGCCGCGGAGAGCAAGCTCGAAGGGCTGCCCGACCGGTTCGCGCACATCGCCGAGCAGCACCGTCACGGCCTGTTCCACCACCTCGGCAACGTGGTGCCCCTCTGCCCGAACCACCACACGCTGTTCGACGGCAACTACCCCGAACTCGACGAGCACAAGGTCCGTGCCCTGCGCGATGCCGCCCTGTGCCGTCCGGACGTCCTGGCCCGAGTGATCGACTTCATCCGCGACGAGCTGAGTGGACGCCCCAACCGCTGCGTCCACAAGGACGAGAACGGCCGCCGCGAGCACACCCGTGCCACCGACCTCATGGCCCTCGTCGTTCCCTTGTCCTGGGTACAGAGCGGCTTCCGCCTGGGCCTGGACCTCGGCGACCCCCAAGTCGTCGTCGACTGCGCCTCCGGCACCCAGCACCACCACGTGGCCCTCGACCAGGCAGTCGTGGACACCTGCGTCGGCCACAGCCGCCAGTGCATGAAGGCCGCGGCCGCGTAG